In Gimesia panareensis, the genomic window CCGACCTGCTGGCGACCTGTGCTGCCATTACCGATCAGAAGCTGCCGACCGGCGCGGGAGAGGACAGCGTCAATATTCTGCCGGCCCTGCTGGGCAAGGAGAGCACCAAACCGCTGCGGGATTACGCGATTCATCACTCACTGTGGGGGCATTTTTCAGTCCGACAGGGTCCGTGGAAAATGGCTCCCAAACGGGGCTCCGGCGGCTTCACCCGCGCCCGCGAAGTCGAACCCCAACCGGGAGAACCAACGGGGCAGCTCTACAATCTCGAACAGGATCCATCGGAAACAAAGAATGTCTGGAACGAGCATCCTGAAGTCGTCGCACGGCTCTCAAAGATCCTGAAGAAAGTTCAGGGGGATGACAAGTAACGAATTTCCTATTTTTCTGTTACGATGTCTCCCCTTCCAGTTACAATGGAATTCACAGATTTAGTTATCGAAGTGATTCGACTTCGACATTTCATCCGGACGTTAATCAGGTCAACTGACTGGAGGCACGTCATGAATTCCGTTATTGCGCCCCTCTGCTGTACTCTGTTTCTGCTGCCGTTCAACTGTGCTGCCGCGGATGATGCCACTTCCTTTCAGGGGAAATCCGTCGATGACTGGATTTATCTGCTGCGTAAGGGGAAGGACTCCCGGACGCAGGCGGAGGCAGCGGAAGCGCTGGGCTATATTGCCCGCAGCAGCAGAATGACTGAGGGTGGATTTTCGGATCTCCCGTATGATGTGCTGGAACCGCCTCAGCTGAAAAAAGAAGTCTATGCGAAAATAATCGCTGCGCTGGAGGAGGGCCTGCAAAACCCGGATGCCACCGTTTGTCGTGCTTCGGCTGTTGCGGTTTCCTGGATTGGTCCCCGGGCCAGACAAACCATTCCCCTGTTAATCCCATTACTCACCAGCGAGGGGCGTGACGTCCCTGAAAAGGCGATGCTCGCCCTGGGGCAAATGGGGCCTGCCGCCAAACAGGCCATTCCGCACCTCAAAAAAATTCTCATCGACTCTGATACGAAATCACAGGTCGATGCAGCGAGTGCACTACGTAGGATCAAAGCGAATCCCGAGATTTATATTCCCACCTTAATCGCACTCCTGGCAGATCAGGATATGGATCACTCTGCAAGCATCGAACTGTCTCATCTGGGTGATCCTGCGGTGCCTGCACTCCTGAGAGCCATGAAAGACAACAACGATAACCGCAGGATGTACGCAGCATATACCATGGCTAATCTGGCAGGCTGGAAAAAACTGACGAGAAATCAGGAAGAAGTCGTCACTGCTCTGATTGTACTTACGAAAGATAAGAATCCAGACGTCGTATACAAAGCAATTCAGGCACTGGGAAGCGTCGAAGCAGTTCCAGAAAAATCAATTCCGGTGCTTATCTCTTTTCTCGATCACAAAAAACCTGAGATTGCCCGCGAAGCCGCTCAGTCGATTGGCAATTTTGAAGCAGCAGGTCAACCGGCGCTCAACAGGCTGATCGATGAACTTCGACATCCCGACTCTGACGACTCCTGGTATTACTCGAATGTCGCTGGTTCCATCCGCAGGATCGGCCTGAACCGGGAAACGGCAGAGAAAATCAGCCAGCTTGACTTTCGTAAGATCCCTGATTGCAGCACTCTGTTATTGATCCCGCTATGTGAGTATCCGGATCTGGCATTGAACTTCCTGAAACAGAATCCCGCCGCCGTAGCCATCTGGCCCC contains:
- a CDS encoding HEAT repeat domain-containing protein translates to MNSVIAPLCCTLFLLPFNCAAADDATSFQGKSVDDWIYLLRKGKDSRTQAEAAEALGYIARSSRMTEGGFSDLPYDVLEPPQLKKEVYAKIIAALEEGLQNPDATVCRASAVAVSWIGPRARQTIPLLIPLLTSEGRDVPEKAMLALGQMGPAAKQAIPHLKKILIDSDTKSQVDAASALRRIKANPEIYIPTLIALLADQDMDHSASIELSHLGDPAVPALLRAMKDNNDNRRMYAAYTMANLAGWKKLTRNQEEVVTALIVLTKDKNPDVVYKAIQALGSVEAVPEKSIPVLISFLDHKKPEIAREAAQSIGNFEAAGQPALNRLIDELRHPDSDDSWYYSNVAGSIRRIGLNRETAEKISQLDFRKIPDCSTLLLIPLCEYPDLALNFLKQNPAAVAIWPQDYEALRDILRNESPPYQGLRSWLYESDQLPLAIMAQTADSRFLPIIRSRMKNADAHTKTLMAACARACGAPSDRVVKISATRPGDFKPASAWPGSDPRRQSKEMRGHGDGSTEVIVTGRILGEDGQPVTQPHFYRTNDSWLLGQKKKEEVPLTYDEKTGRFVFVTDVFAAYDAGKNQPEPGPYQTGSSMVQIEARGCKPLKVQFYDEMPEVEITLPDAD